The DNA region GATGTCTtgcaggccgccgagaaggccggaCGCGCCGAGCCGACCGTCCTGGCACTCGAGATGGACGTCAGTAGCACGCCCAGCgtgaaggccgccgccgaaagGTTGACGGCCAAATGGGGACGCCTGGACATCCTCATCAACAACGCCGGCTACATGGCGCCTTTCCAACTGCTGCTGGAgaccgacgaggacgagtaCATGAAGGCGTGGGACGTCAACTACTGGGGCACGTACCGAGTCACGAAGGCCTTCTTGCCCCTGATGCTGAAGGGCGGAGACAAGACCATCGTCAACATGTCTTCGGTTGCGGCGCATTTCATGGGTGCCGGCGGAGGAGCCTACCACATCTCCAAGTTCGCCCTGATCCGGTTCACCGAGTTTGTCCAGGACGAGTACGCTGATCAGGTGAGCCTTTCTTGCTAACACCGGAAGGAAGAACCAACCATATTGATTGTCATAAGGGAGTCCTCGCATTTTCAATTCACCCGGGTGGAGTCCCCACCGAGTTGTCTTCCAACTTGCCCGAGAAACTGCAGTGTGAGTTATTGGACCCTGGCCTCATGTCAATAAGAAAACGTCTTGCTGACAGAGAGACAGTTCGCATGAGAGATACCCCAGAGCTCGCAGCGCATTCTGTTGCGTATCTGACCAGCACGAAGAGAGATTGGCTAGGCGGGAGGTGGCTAAGCTGCATGTGGGACATGCCGACGCTGATGAGCATGGAGAAGAGGGTCGTTGACGGCAACCTTTTGAAATTCGAGTGCTCGGGCTTGTGAGCCGGACAGTCGCCATGGCTTTGGGGGAAACAGCACTCATAACGCATCGTTGGGCGGAGGGGATTCTTCTCCGGACTTGAAGCTTGCACAAGTTGACTTGCTCCATTGAAGTGCCCGTTCCCCTGGAAGGGGTGATTTAGACGAATGACAATCACTCCAAAGAgaccaacaccatcaaacccccaaaacagaagaaaaagaaaaaaaagaagaagaagaaaaaacgCTTAGATAATCATTCATGGTTTGATGTGGGGGGACGCCAGAGGCTCCGCAACGTAGATCTCTTTCCCATTGATAATCCTCGTTAGACAGGTGCCCAAGTCGTCAAACCCTTCTAGGTTGCCGAGCTTTTCAACTCGATGCTCGACATCATGCAGCATACTGCACGCTTTGTTTAGCATGGTTATGTAGGAGTCCTCCTTTAAAACGAGAACAACGGATAatgagaaggggggaacGGGGGGGGAAGTGGGGGGGTTGTGGGGGGGTTGTAATTGATGTCTTACCATTCATGGCCACTCTTCGTCTCCGGTTTCGCTTCCCTGAACGCCATCCCCAAATGGTTCTTGTAGCTCGCGAACACCTGGAACATCACGGACCGTACTGCCCTATCAGTGAGGCGTTTGTTTAGCGTCTTGTACAGTTTGCTCGTGTCCCTGGCCAGCTCCGCCGTGTACAACCGCACCTCCTCAACTCGTTCCCGGTCCCAGTCGACCTCGAGGGCTTTCTTGGAGAGCAGACGGGCGCTCGACGCCATGATCTCGATCAACTTCTGGTAGATGGCGTCCTGGTGCTCCTGGACGGCGCGGTGTATCCTGTCGAACCCCCCCGtgaggtcggcgccggaggGGCCGGCAGGCGCGTGTCGCCGCACAAAGTTACGGACATgcgggacgacggcggagatAAACGACAACGCTTGTGATGTGCGCGCCAGGTTTGTCGTCGTGATGTTCTTCAGACCGGCCGATCGTAGagctccggcgccgaggatTAGCTGACGGCATCGGGAGTCGAACAGCTGCAGGTATGATATCAGCGAAACGGCAATGGCCGGCGTCATGGACGGAATGCCGGCCATCAGGCGAAGGAAGTGTGATATGCCCTCGAGGTAGAGGATGGCAGAGTGAGGAAGGATGAAAgtctcctcctcgatggcggcgccatGGATCTTGCCCTTCGCTATGTTATCCTCTGTGTCGCGCATCTCTTCAGCCTCCTTCTGTAGTAGTGGGGCCCAGACTCTGCACGTCGTTGTCCATGCCGGCGGGTCAGAGGTGTCGCATCCAAGAATCTGCTTAAGAATCTCGTTATCCCTGGCTGTAAAATCTGTGTCTTGCCAAGTATCGACATCCATCGCCTGGGCAAGGGTTTGGCTTTCACTGTCATCGTGTGCCTTGATAAAGTCCTGGACATGGCCGTTTACAATGGTTTTGAGAGATTTCCCGGCTCGGCCCGAGACGGCCTCGCACTCGTTGACAAAGAAAAGGTTGAGGGTATAATAGCGGAGGAAGTACGCCAGGGGTAAGCCTGTAGTCTGCTCAGATCGAACTTGGAGAATTTGGTTGATCATTTCGTGACTGGCGTCCACTGCTTCGCCCAAAAGATTAGGGAGATCAAGGGCAACATGTATCTCTTCCAGGATTCCGAGCATGGGGGCGTTTCCGGCTACATTCGGAGCACCACCATGTGACTGAATCGTGGAAGACTGAATTTGGATTGGGCCTTTAGCATCGGGATTCCGACAGCACAAGCAATATCCAACAGAACACTCGACTGTGTTTTGAGTCGTCGTAAAGTCTTCGCAATGGAAATGAAGATGGCGGAGAACAGTCTCTCGGCGTCTTCTGCATCGAGGGCGCGGAGAATCTGGGCGAGAATGGAAGATTTCTCCTTACGGCCCTTGCGGATGGTAGATCCTATCCCTGATGTAACAGATCCCgtgtcatcgtcatcggtTGAGCTGGGGAGTGGTTTCCTCACAATGCTGCGAATCTCTCGCAGCAACTGTTCCCGGTACGCCTCGATGGCCGTCGAGACAGACCCATATCGATGGAGTCCGTAAAGAATGGGGCAAAGTGCCGTACGTAGCTCACTGGTCTGGTCCATGTAGGCAGGGAGGGCTAGAGGCTCCCGCCCGAGGCCCCCTTTGACCCGCAGAGACTAGGCCCCCCACCTTAGAATAACTTCCTCCGCCGATACGGATTGGACATGTCGTCTCAGGTCCCCGATGAGATGATTGTGAACCTTGGACTCGAACAGCTTGCCGATTCGATACCGGAGGATCGTCAGGTCGCTGGCCACACCTTGCAATGCCGTAGCTCCGCGAAGGTCCCGGAGCTGGATATAGGTCAACGATTCGTCTTCGAGATTATCGCTGCGTTTGCCAGCCATAACCGACTCGATGACGTTCATTTCTGCAAGAGCCTTCTCAATCCGACCTTTATTGACCAGCGATTCGTAACAGACAACTCCGTCCACGATGCGTTTCAGCTGCAGGACTGCATCGTGGATCTGTTGCACATTGTGGCTTTCTTGGCGTTTTCGCGTCAGTTCCAGGCCCTTGGCGACCACGTCTTTATCCAACGGTGTAAGATCCTGGCGCAGCGCGGCTACCTTTTCAACCAATTTTCCCGCTTCCGAGTGCAGTTCTGTCATGGAGCCGAGCGCCGAGAATAAGGTGGACGAGGCCATTGCAAGAGAGTTGACCAGATGCGCCTCCACCGTGTCCATGTACCAGGACAACTTCTCCTGGAGAATTGCATTTGTGGCCAGGGCCGTTCCCGGTGCCGGGGCGTGTCCATCCCCTGCGCTCTCGGCTGTCGAGTTCGATGGCACAACTTCGGATTTCTCGCTGACGACATCGAAAATTCGCGGGTTCTCGAGGTGAAACTGTTGATGGAAGTAACCACTAGGGATGATAgacagcgccgccgcagagTAGTGGCCGTCGCGGCTGGAATCAATGCCCCTTACTTGACGATTGGGTAGGCCGTCGTCGGACAGGGCGGTGGCTAACGGGATGGACGAGATCCTGCCATCTCGAGCCGGATATGACAGCTTGACAGTCTGGTTCGAAGTCTCGAAACATTCAAAGGAGCTTTCGGGGTTgcttctcgccctcctccgtcCGTCTTCGGTTCCCTTCAACCGCTGCAGCTGCTCGTATAGGGGGCCCATTTTTGATATGTACGACTCGAACTGGGCAGCATCGACGTACGGTATGTTCGTGATAGCCACGGGAGGGATATCTCGTACGTTTGACATCTTGTATGATCTCCAACCGGGCCCTGGCGTGTGCAACTGGCGCCCATCTCGTGCGGCCGGTGGCTATAGGAGTGTCGATATAGCTGAGAGGCCGCGTTAGCAGAGTTAGTCGCATGGCAATATGACGCTGCCTACAGTTCCGATTAAACCCCAAGATAGTCCATGGCAAGCTACCCGCGGGTACATCACCGCGTCCATCTGTCGAATCCATCAAGCTGGCCGGCGAGCCTCGTCTGAACATTGGAGTGGCGGGCTTCACCTGGCTTGCCTAGCGACTGTCACTGGTCAGCATATTCAAGGCAATAGGAGCAAGACAGGATTATAAATGCATAAATACGTACCTGGGCGGAGTGTCGCTTCGGATGCCCGCGCTTTGGACAGCGTGGTTCAACTGGTGTGTCCTTCACTGGTTGGATCATCCGCGATGCGTTACGAAGGGAACAACTGCAGACAGGCTAGACTTGGCAGAATAGAGACCTGGTATTGGCTAAGGAATTCTAGGGGGGCAGCGCAACGTACTTGAATAGGTGCGGGACGCGATACAGAACCAAGTGGTTGAACTGACGCTGATTGATACGATACCATTTGGCAGGTTGTCATGAATGAAGAAAACAAGCAGGTCCAGAGTCAGAAGGCTGAGCAAAACTGGCTGAAGGCACCTCCTGTCGACCTCAACAACTGGTTTCAGTTGATAAGTTATCGGGGCcaatttcttttcttttcaaAATTGCCTTCCTGATACCCCTAACAGAAACACCCCCAAATTACATTCAACCTCTCCAGATACATGAACTGGGGCTTTGAGCGCTTCGAGAAGTGTTCCAAGCTCTGACATGTCGCTGCTTCCTCACATCCTCTTGCTACTATAGACAACTCAGTCACAAATAGGCAAGTGTGTCATATTATGTTGCGGGTGAGAGAATTCTGCTGCAAAAAAGCGACATCCCAAGTGGATGTGAACGGCAGCGATACAGCAAGGATTGAGTTTGCTTTGCAGGACTACAAGGCGCCAGACAAAGTGACAAGTATAACCACCTGGTGCGTTGTTAAAATGTACAGACCACACAATTGGAGTCTAAATAGAAAATTTGGCTAACTTATATCCATGTGAATTCATATTATGACGCTGTTAACCTTGAGGCTGGATGTACCTTGGGTCGTTAGAAATTGTCAGGTTGCGAAAAGATCTCAAAACAAGGCGTATGAAACCGAATATCTCCTTTTAATGATGGGAGTTGAAGCCTTGGATTGATTGGGTGCTTCCAGTCTTAGTGTTCCAGGCTCTGGCAAGTCACTAGACAGTTCTGCCTTAACTCTTTTGCTGCTTTAGAGAAAATGCCCATGAATACGCAAACTGTCATCTCATGTTTCTGGTAAGAGAGCTCTACCACAACAAAGGTCTGTCTGAGGCAGACGTCAACCACACCCCTATTACCAGGTACGATATTCACTTGTGAAGAAACTCGGCCAGGATGGGAAGGACCTCGTCCACCGTCCTCCTTATTCATGATTCACCCAAGGCAGACTCTTCACTCAGAACGGCATCCTATAGCCGTGACCTCGTGTTTTGTTTACCTCCATATTTCCTCTCACCTTTTTatcttctccttttctttgAATCTCTATTTTCTTTCCTAtcttcctttttctttcaGCACCCTCGAGATCACCACCTCCAAAGCCTCCGGAAGTCTCGAGAACGCGCGAGTACCCAAACGCCAAACACCTCGTTCTTCCCCCTCTTGTTTCTACGTCTCCCTTCGAGAAACATCTTCTTCACTAGTCCATCCGTTCAAGATGGACGAGCTCAACTTGCTTTTCAATCCCCTGCTCACTGAAGACCATAACCGCGACGACTCTTCGTATTGGGCTGCCTTTTTCGGTGTAAGTCAACGTGCTCCAAACCCTGATATTGCAACTACGTAACTAATACCACGCGTCTCCAATATTAGTACTCCGAGGAAGGCATCAGCGGTCTCAACGCCAACATCCCGACGTTCTCAGAGCCGGACTGGCTCGATCCGAACTGGCGCGAACCGTCGCGTCCCGAGTCCAGCCTCCCAGGCTATGCCGTTGCCGATTCCCTCGCCACCGACGGCACCTCGGCATTCTCGTTGCCCCCCGTCGACGACAGTCAGAGAGAAGAGGCAAGCGACGCCGTCGTTCTAGTCCCGAAGCCGCAGCCGCATCTGCAGCCGCAGgccaacaacatcatcatcgacgcctTGCGGAGGCAGCCGATGCCGAGCACCTCGAACCCCCTCTCGCAGCACTCCATGGCCGACGGTCGACCCGGCCGAGCCCTCTCGTACGGCGGCTTCCCGCTTGCCCAGCACTCTAACTACCACGAAGGCACATTGCTTGGCGAGTCCCTGATGGCGAACCCATCATTCAGCGCCATCCCCATGGGGCAGTGTTCCAACTTTGGCGCGTCGGTCCCCCACGACTATCTGATGGGTAACTTCTCGTACGAgggcaacaacaacaacaacaacaataacaaccGCCCGGTCTCTTGGGATCCCAACTTTCTGGAGATGCCGCCCGCCCAGTCAGCGACGGACGACTACTCGTCCTATATGAGCAACCCCTTCCTCGGTCAGTATTCCAGCTTCACGGAGatgctgctcgacgacgctCCCATGGAAAACTTCTCGTACAGTAACGACGGCACCAACACCGAGAACAACCCCCTCCAAGTCTCTCACAGTCGTCACAGCCCCGTGAACACGACACTCGTCGAGTCTCCGATGAGCAGATTATTGTACGGTAGCAGCCCCCCGTTCCTCCAGGGTCACTACTCCATGGAGGGGGCGCCCACCCAGTCTCCGATGCACAGATCTCCGATGGAGTCTCCGATGgacgccttcttcttccccaacTCCTCGCTCCGTCAGCCCTCGAGCTCCACCGAGACGTCGTCCACCGAGTCTCCACCGGGCAACCTCGATGCCTACAACGATCCCTGGCGCGCCCAGCCGTCCAACTCCGCGAGAGCGTCGCTCGCCGACCCCCCGATGGGCCGCCTGTCGCGCTTTAACGAACTCTTGCCCGTCTCCCAGCATCACGACCTGGCGGACCCTGCCGTCTACGAGTTCCTGACAGGTCAAGGCCCGGCGGGCTGGTACGACAACATCCCATTCTGCCAGCCCTCCGACGCCAACCAGGCACCGCCCGCCGTCCAGCATCCAGACCCTGAAaagcaggcggcggcgagcaagagggaggagagggtcAAGTGGTCAGACAAGGCTCTCTCGGAGTGGACCATTCTCGGATCAGACGCCGCTGATGCCCCCTGCTCTGCCCCGgcagcggcctcggccacggcccCATCCTCTGCCGCTATTGTCGGCCCGCAGCGTTCCCTGGAAGAGTCTgagcccgctgccgccgagtCTGACCAAACTTACACGAGCATCCCCTGCCAGGATCCGGGATCCAGATACAGACCCGGACACATCATGCGCCTTCGCGAGCGGAAGAaagccgacggcggctccAAGGacgcaacggcggcggcaagctcCCCAAGGACCCAGATGGAGTGGTGCCACTACCTGAACGAGAACACGGTAAGccacccccttttccccttccctcgtCCCCCCAATCGCGCATCTATCTCTCGTAGCCATGTCTAACCAGTGTGTCTCTAGGAGTACCGCGAGGCAGACGTGCTCCCTTCGCTGCCGCCCCGCCCGTCTGCGCCCGTAGGATACGACTCCACGGCATCCTTCGCGCCGAGTGAGGAATCTCGGCTCACATACGCCAGGTTCTGCCCCGACAAGGGGGcccccgccgacgacgtccccgACAACCCCGACTCCTCCGACTTGCCCAGTCTCCGCCGCGTCGTAGCCGAATTCGCCAAGGAAGAGGGCTTCGACCTTGATGACTCGGCCGAGACCCTGCCCCAGAAGCGCGGCCGATCGGTGGAGACGGAGTCGGACGCAGAGCCGCAGACGGAAGTGGAGACGGAGCCGCAAACAGAGGCTGAGGCGGAGAGAAGATACTACCTGCGAGGCCCCGGAATCCAGCATGGCCGGCGTATCCAgaacgatggcggcgcgcTGGGCTCGCCAACCCGCaaacgccgccgtccccgcaGCAGCAGGGGTTTGGGTGGTGGAACAGGCAACGGAAGCGCCTAGGAGATGAATAGGGGTCAAGCAAGTCGTGGAAGAGGGTTCAGAGGTGTTTGGATCGCATGGAACCGAGCGCCCACAGCATCACGTTGAGTTCGGTTTTGTGGATATCCGACGAACATAGAAGACGGGTACGGGTCCGCGGAGAACAAGGCAGCAACATCTTTTGTGTCAGTAGTAGGAAAGCAACAAGTTACCCTCGCTTCATTCATGTTGGCCAAGTTGATCAGGCATAGATTCAATCTTCCTGCATCTCGCACGATTCTTTATACGCTCCGATGGAAACGATCAATCTCGGAACCAGGTTCCTCACTTTGATGGCTCCCTGAAAGACATGGCTGCCTCCTGGTAGAACCTCTGCATATCGATCAGCCCATCTGTGTTGGTTCGACCGTTTCAAGAGGTCGATATACGTCGTTCCAGGCTCTGAGCCCGCCTCCTTGCTCAGGATTTCTCTAACGAGGTCTTGGTCCGCACTGGCGCAAAACACGATGTGGTCTTTGCCGCGTCTGGTGGCATTTCCTTGGTGATCGTCTATAGCGATCGCGACAATGACATTGTACTCCAGGGTTTCATGAGTTGTGCCGGGGTTGCCAGACCAGTTTACATGGAATATCCCGGGTTTCCCTTGCTCAATGTAGCAGTAGCTGGAAATGATGTATCTGGTCCCCGGAATGACGAACGGCCAGTCATCAGCCGCAAGGCGGGAGATACTGGGAACAAACAGGGATTTGTAATCATGGGAGAAGACCACTTCGATCCCGTCGATTCTCGGGGGAAAATTTGGCCATTCGTGGTCCATGTTGATGTACATGGGAGAGGACGTGGTGAAGATGGGTTCGTCGTCCTCTGTAATGAGATACAGACGATCTGATTCTGCCCTCTGGATGGGACCCGTTTGACGGGACAAGGGAAACTTGTCGGTTAGTTTGATACATAGGTAGCCGGCCAAATAGTCGTGATTCAGCTTCAGCACACCTCGCACAGGACCTATGCCCATGGTACAAGCGTATAATCCTTCTacgtcctcctcttcatcaCCGTGCCGGTCTCCAACCCTGGGCAACCGAGTGCGTAAACCACGACTCGTTATGGTTGGAGGCTCAGAATCTTCGCGCTTGACGAGGGCAGGTGGTCCGATCCGCTCGTGGACGAGCTTGGAGCTGTGGAGGCCGCTCCAACTCCTCGTTAGTTTCCCGAGCTGTTTCCCATGGAGATTCCATACCGGTATGTCATCAAAGGCGTCGGGGCTTGGTGCAAGGACACCCAAGGTAATGAGATGTGCATTGGGTTCGTCACGGGCCCATAGTAGAATGCTGAGGTCTTCCGAGTTCCGAAGGATCTCTTGCTGAAGGCGCACGAAGGCTCGGGGGCCCTCTCCGTATAGAAGGGGCATGTGGATGtcgaagatgccgaggagaCAGTAGGCTATGTCTTCCCGTCTTGAGGTTTTCCTGTTAGATGCCCATGACATGCGCTCGGCGACGGGGACCCATGTCAACAAGCACCGGCCGGACAGAACATCACATCGGATCCCAGTCCTCTCATGTATCAAGTCCATGAGAGACGTCTTGGTCCCAACATCATTCCACGCCTGATCGTAGAACTCAACATGATGAGGGGCGATGAGCTCTTGGAGAGTCCACCCCCTGGTAAACCAGCTGGCAGCCATAAAGCTTGCAGAGTCGAAGCGCCCGGGACTCTGAGGCGGCAGGTCGCTCAGGTAGACGTAGCAAACGGCGGACTCGCGGTACCATCGAAACATGgagttgatggcctcggagaGCTCAGCACTTGACGTCTTGTCGATGCAGCAAGTGTCGACCCATATCCACTCATAGCCGTCCCTAATAGCCTGGCTGCAGCATGCTCGGATCTTGGAGAAGCCAGCCTTGGTTAGACCGGCAGAGCCGGTAAGGTCTTGAAAAGTgacttcgtcgtcttcccaCGTGTGGGAGAGGATCGCGTAGAGGGGGACGCTGTCATCGTAAAACTCTCGGAGTCGAAGAGACTCGGAATTCAGGAGCCGCATGTTGATGACAAGACCGCCGGCAGCGGTCGCAACAATGGCGCGGCGAAACGGCGGGGGAGCTCAGGCTGGATTTTGCGCAGGCACGAAGAGAATGCGGAGAAGAAAACGGTTGAGCATCGCTGCAAGAAAAGAGCGCATCGATGCAGTCCATCGCTGCAGTCTTCATTGGTGAGCGACGTGGAATTACGGCGGCCAGCCAGTGGGGGGCCACCGAATAGGTAATGAGACGGAGTCAAACGACATGCAAGAGTGTGCACCGAGACACCACTCTCCAGGGTCGCCGGTATGATGGCAGACGACCAATGGAGGAACCCAAACCGAGACGGCTTGGCTTGGACCCTGTGATATCGTCACCGAGGGCATCGCGTTCCAACGTCTCGATAACCCCTGATCAAGCAAGAGCGCTTCAAAGGAGTGGTATGACTAGCAGGGGATCGATCATTGCCCCCGGGCGCTAGCAGACGTCATCCGCCTTTCAGGGGAAGGGGCATGCGGGCCGGTAGCTGCATCGGCTGTCTGTCTCAGTGGCGTCGTGCTCGAGGAATGTGACGCAGTGGCTGGGGCTGGCGATGAATGGATGGCATTGTCTGTCCGTCTGGGCTCTAGATGCGATGAGAGACAATTCAGCGAAAGGGATTCACAGTTGTAGCCGAGGTGACGGATCTTGACGATGAGATGCAACATCAACAAGAACATCAGATGTAAGTGACAAAAGGCAAATGGGAGAATAGGAGACAGGAGAATGGGGAGGATCAGATGGATCGAAAATACGTACTCCAAGGATCCACAGGCACAATTTGGTTCTGGTGGGCCGAGATGGATCCGAAGAGTACGTACCTGACTTATGTAAGGCACTGGTGATGCAATGGTGAAGATGGCGGGCGTCGGAAGGACAGTGAGTGAGTGCCAGCTCCAGCCCCGGAAAGACCAGAAGCTCCAACCAGCCACTGGTCACAGACTCACAAGCTTCCTTCTCATTGAGTAGGTAACTACCTCATGTACACTTCCTGCAACGCAGAGAGAAACAGTACATAATGCACAGAGAGAGCAGTTGCGGGGTAAACCCTGCGCTCAGCCAAACAGCTTCGACCCCGCAGCTCCCAAGCTCGCCTcaccagaccagaccagaccacCTCCTGCTCGACCAGGACCTTGATCTCATCCAGCATGTGCCACGGTCATTGCCATACCAACCAGAGCAACCCCCCTTCTCTGGTCCTGCTGGGCCTGTACATGGACATGAACCTTGGatggacctggacctgggACCTGGACCTGAAAGTGCCCTTGCCTTGCGTTGCCCTGATTTGCTATCCCATGTGAGTCGTCTGTGCTCCGACCGACACCAACACTGACAATACAATAGACGAGGAAGTACATAACATCCACACCCCCCCCGCCCATCGCTCCCCCGTCCACCCATTCAACATACATCTCGGTCGCTCAACtcacatacatacacacactACTACACACTCACCCTGATTTCAAGGCGACACTTGTGCAAATCTTGTCTGATCCTGCGTGGAAAACAAGGCGACTCCGAAAGACTGGCCGATACCAGCGATTCCACCCCGACCGCGACATCCACCTCCACATCCACACCCATCATCGCCTCTTTCCATTAACCACCaaccatcagcatcatcaacCATGGCTGACGACAACGCCACCTCGCAACCCCCCGTTGATGAGACGCCCATCTCTCGCCCGCCCGGCGAGCGCAAGAACTCGCTCGAGAACCACCTCCAACACCGTCCCAACCGCGCCGAACTGATTGAGAGTACGTGATCACCTTCCAaatcatcgtcgtcgccgcctctTGTCCCCTCCCATTTCCCTCGCATTTCCCTGTTCTCCCCCAATTCCCAGCTTCCCAAGTGCGGCGTCCGCCCCTCCACTTCTTCTCCCGTCCGCCGCCACGCACCCCACATTGTCCGCCTCAACCGCCGATCACCACTCCCTCGGCGCGAACGGGCCCCACCGTATTGCagcatccatcccatctcccgATCTTCTCCAACCTGCTCGAATGGCGGACATGAACCCGTCGGCTAACTTGGCCTCTTCCCTTCCCAGAAAACATCCTGCCCGCGTCCAATGCCGCGCCCAGCTTGATCGCCCACcagaaggagctcgagaagcacATGCGCGCAGACTCGCTTAACGATAAGATCTCGCACCGCCCGGCTCCCGAGGAACTCATCAAGGAGGGCGTGCTCAAGGAAGACCCGCGCAGCGCCGAGGACAAGtacgccgaggccatcgaggacgagtACGCCAAGCGCGAGGGGGGTGCGTAGATCGTTGTCTGTGCTAGGAGCCTCGTGTCCATGCCTGCGTAAAGGTGCCGTCGAGGCGACCGAAACGACGGATCGAGGGCGAAAGCGCGGGGGATCATGTACGATTATGGATGGCCTGAACAGCACTTGCGGTCCGGGATCTcgatggacgaggaggcATTCCTTGATGAATTATGAACAGCAGAAACAGAGATGAGAAAGGAAACAAGGAGGGTTGGTGGATGGCCGAGAACCGGATGCGCAATCGTGTTTTCTCGTTCTACCTGGCTACTACTTGCTTCTGGAAATGACCAGGAACGAAAGCACTGCTGCAAAACGACAGCCCTGTTTTCCATTCAGCCCTTGTTGTGATGAAATAGGCAAATGCAAGATGGGGCATCCATCCCAGAACTCGTCTCCCTGTGTATACATGTATATATGAACTGATCCTGTGTCCTATTCTAGGGAACGCACCCTTTGGTCTGGGTCCCCTCTCGGACTGCAAAACATGTGAAATGGTCCCATGGACCGGCCAGGCCACGCATGACCTCATGTTTTTCCCCACGACGCTCTCCTACACGACGCCTCGGCCTGCGAGGCCTACGAAGAGTCGGGGCAAAATGTCTCAGACCACGCGGTCTGCCTGGCCCGGGCTTCCTCGTAAGCCTCACTGCCAGATCCGCAAACCCCCGTCCCCCCGCCGTTCCCCCCGTTTTTCACCATCCTCATGTTGCCCTCGTTCTTCCGTTGCCCTGAATCCGCAGTCGCCAGTCAACAAAAGGCCGCCGCTCGCTGGACGAATCCCCCTCCCAGCtgcatcacacacacacacacacacacacctcccGCCGCCCCTTGCATGCGACATGCCCTCCATCTTGCAGGGAGGTAGccaacaccccccccccccggcctcCTGGGCGAATCACCGTCATTGCTTGTTCTGTGCCGGTCCCCCCCGTTGCATAATCACAAGAGAGGGCCTTTCAATCTGTGCTCTTTCTGCAGTGAGACCCTGTTGGGCCTGTTgggggggtttcttttcttttttttttctccctttCCCCATTCCTCCAAGGGTCTCCACCATCACCGGGGAAGTAATTCCTCAACCGTCGTCTCACTCCTTATTTTATTTTTGGCCGTTTCTGAAAGTCAACACTGTCTGCCATTACGTCTTCttgaagaaggaaaaagaacTTGGggttggagaagaagtcaatTCTCATTGATGGCAACAGCTAAACTTGCTTCTTGTAGGGAAGAAATCGAGTAAAAAATAGATCAAGAGTCCCATCCGATTAAAGAAAAGAAATAGACCAGGCATGACACGAGGTAACCATTCTATCGCTTTGCCATGTAACCCACGCCCCCCTTCCTCGTCCTTACA from Colletotrichum higginsianum IMI 349063 chromosome 4, whole genome shotgun sequence includes:
- a CDS encoding Rpel repeat protein, whose amino-acid sequence is MADDNATSQPPVDETPISRPPGERKNSLENHLQHRPNRAELIEKNILPASNAAPSLIAHQKELEKHMRADSLNDKISHRPAPEELIKEGVLKEDPRSAEDKYAEAIEDEYAKREGGA
- a CDS encoding Short-chain dehydrogenase; translation: MAPKPSQDPAGPPRKVDAFTGDLIHHDTYPDIDPVTVSDCTGKAVLVTGASKGLGRAIAIGYAEAGASMIAVAARSDVSSTVRDVLQAAEKAGRAEPTVLALEMDVSSTPSVKAAAERLTAKWGRLDILINNAGYMAPFQLLLETDEDEYMKAWDVNYWGTYRVTKAFLPLMLKGGDKTIVNMSSVAAHFMGAGGGAYHISKFALIRFTEFVQDEYADQGVLAFSIHPGGVPTELSSNLPEKLQFRMRDTPELAAHSVAYLTSTKRDWLGGRWLSCMWDMPTLMSMEKRVVDGNLLKFECSGL
- a CDS encoding Vacuolar protein sorting-associated protein, which produces MSNVRDIPPVAITNIPYVDAAQFESYISKMGPLYEQLQRLKGTEDGRRRARSNPESSFECFETSNQTVKLSYPARDGRISSIPLATALSDDGLPNRQVRGIDSSRDGHYSAAALSIIPSGYFHQQFHLENPRIFDVVSEKSEVVPSNSTAESAGDGHAPAPGTALATNAILQEKLSWYMDTVEAHLVNSLAMASSTLFSALGSMTELHSEAGKLVEKVAALRQDLTPLDKDVVAKGLELTRKRQESHNVQQIHDAVLQLKRIVDGVVCYESLVNKGRIEKALAEMNVIESVMAGKRSDNLEDESLTYIQLRDLRGATALQGVASDLTILRYRIGKLFESKVHNHLIGDLRRHVQSTSELRTALCPILYGLHRYGSVSTAIEAYREQLLREIRSIVRKPLPSSTDDDDTGSVTSGIGSTIRKGRKEKSSILAQILRALDAEDAERLFSAIFISIAKTLRRLKTQSSVLLDIACASHGGAPNVAGNAPMLGILEEIHVALDLPNLLGEAVDASHEMINQILQVRSEQTTGLPLAYFLRYYTLNLFFVNECEAVSGRAGKSLKTIVNGHVQDFIKAHDDSESQTLAQAMDVDTWQDTDFTARDNEILKQILGCDTSDPPAWTTTCRVWAPLLQKEAEEMRDTEDNIAKGKIHGAAIEEETFILPHSAILYLEGISHFLRLMAGIPSMTPAIAVSLISYLQLFDSRCRQLILGAGALRSAGLKNITTTNLARTSQALSFISAVVPHVRNFVRRHAPAGPSGADLTGGFDRIHRAVQEHQDAIYQKLIEIMASSARLLSKKALEVDWDRERVEEVRLYTAELARDTSKLYKTLNKRLTDRAVRSVMFQVFASYKNHLGMAFREAKPETKSGHECMLHDVEHRVEKLGNLEGFDDLGTCLTRIINGKEIYVAEPLASPHIKP
- a CDS encoding HET domain-containing protein, with product MRLLNSESLRLREFYDDSVPLYAILSHTWEDDEVTFQDLTGSAGLTKAGFSKIRACCSQAIRDGYEWIWVDTCCIDKTSSAELSEAINSMFRWYRESAVCYVYLSDLPPQSPGRFDSASFMAASWFTRGWTLQELIAPHHVEFYDQAWNDVGTKTSLMDLIHERTGIRCDVLSGRCLLTWVPVAERMSWASNRKTSRREDIAYCLLGIFDIHMPLLYGEGPRAFVRLQQEILRNSEDLSILLWARDEPNAHLITLGVLAPSPDAFDDIPVWNLHGKQLGKLTRSWSGLHSSKLVHERIGPPALVKREDSEPPTITSRGLRTRLPRVGDRHGDEEEDVEGLYACTMGIGPVRGVLKLNHDYLAGYLCIKLTDKFPLSRQTGPIQRAESDRLYLITEDDEPIFTTSSPMYINMDHEWPNFPPRIDGIEVVFSHDYKSLFVPSISRLAADDWPFVIPGTRYIISSYCYIEQGKPGIFHVNWSGNPGTTHETLEYNVIVAIAIDDHQGNATRRGKDHIVFCASADQDLVREILSKEAGSEPGTTYIDLLKRSNQHRWADRYAEVLPGGSHVFQGAIKVRNLVPRLIVSIGAYKESCEMQED